The Moritella sp. Urea-trap-13 genome includes a region encoding these proteins:
- the glnD gene encoding bifunctional uridylyltransferase/uridylyl-removing protein GlnD translates to MDPTQYVPALLSDEELTLSHCKSHMQEFQSWLEQRFFDGDDIIALVSCRAEYMDQLLNRLWQKFTLATHPALALVAVGGYGRGELHPKSDIDLLITTTSTLTPEQEQAISLFITMLWDLRLEVGHSVRTIEECLEKGLGDITIATNLLESRLITGSEDTYAQLQDIIDPETFWPSQDFFQAKHEEQLARHHQFKGSSYNLEPDLKSSPGGLRDLQTILWITRRHFGSNSFLELTNHGFLTKGEYHELEDCQKFLWRVRFALHLGLKRCDNRLLFDRQTSVAEALGYSGDGNHAVETMMKQFYQTIRRVTELNEMLLQLFNQAILGHVGMDVRNITADFRLRGSLIDTTSTDLFTRRPSAIIELFCHIADNEHITGIYAGTIRELRDARRKLTMWLEDIPECREQFMLLLKHPNASGLALTLMHKHGVIAAYIPQWSRILGQMQFDLFHNYTVDEHTHRLVKIIDSFKRDETKETHPLCCEIYPRLEKPELLLIAAIFHDIGKGQKGNHSEIGAIDVRAFCKKHGINKADRKLVARLVKYHLLMSVTAQRRDIHDPEIITEFARTIGDQEHLNYLYCLTVADICATNDTLWNNWKGSLLRELYFLTQQALRRGLENPLDAKFRIKNNKDTALALLEKSSFSLEQIQALWTTFRSEYFLRNDPSQICWHTTGILNHQDPTTPLVLISQNSARGGNEVFIYAKENKHLFSSAVSALGNKCLNIHDAKITSSRNGYVLDSFVILDQTGDALAPDRVYALQGALETVLKTGKAPILRKQRIPRQIKQFSVKTKVTFLATKKKRTFVEIITLDTPGLLARISAILSSENIVLHNAKISTIGERAEDFFIISGNNNQPLSPEQQAELRHNLITELADN, encoded by the coding sequence ATGGATCCAACTCAATATGTTCCCGCATTACTCTCAGATGAAGAGTTAACCCTTAGTCATTGTAAATCACACATGCAAGAGTTTCAGTCTTGGCTTGAACAACGCTTCTTTGATGGTGATGATATTATTGCGTTAGTATCTTGCCGCGCAGAATACATGGATCAATTGCTGAATCGACTTTGGCAAAAGTTTACCCTCGCCACTCATCCTGCTTTAGCACTGGTCGCGGTTGGTGGTTATGGTCGCGGTGAATTGCATCCTAAATCAGACATCGACTTGCTGATCACTACCACGTCAACCTTAACACCAGAGCAAGAGCAAGCCATCTCACTCTTTATCACAATGTTATGGGATTTACGTTTAGAAGTGGGTCATAGCGTTCGCACCATTGAGGAATGCTTAGAAAAAGGCTTAGGTGATATCACCATTGCAACCAACCTTTTAGAGTCGCGCTTAATTACCGGTTCTGAAGACACTTATGCGCAACTGCAGGATATTATTGACCCTGAAACGTTTTGGCCAAGCCAAGACTTTTTCCAAGCCAAGCATGAAGAACAACTTGCTCGCCATCACCAGTTCAAAGGTTCTTCATATAATTTAGAACCAGATTTAAAAAGCAGCCCAGGTGGGTTACGTGATTTACAAACTATCTTGTGGATCACCCGCCGTCATTTTGGCTCCAACAGTTTCTTAGAATTAACCAATCACGGTTTTTTAACCAAAGGTGAATATCACGAACTGGAAGATTGCCAGAAATTTTTGTGGCGTGTACGTTTTGCCCTGCACCTTGGCTTAAAACGTTGTGATAACCGCCTACTCTTCGACCGACAAACTTCGGTCGCAGAAGCGTTGGGTTACAGCGGTGACGGTAATCACGCGGTTGAAACCATGATGAAGCAGTTTTACCAAACCATCCGTCGAGTCACGGAACTCAATGAAATGCTGCTACAACTATTCAATCAAGCGATTCTCGGACACGTGGGTATGGATGTGCGTAATATCACCGCCGATTTTCGCCTCCGCGGTAGTTTGATTGATACCACCAGTACCGACCTATTTACCCGTCGTCCCAGTGCTATTATCGAGTTGTTTTGTCACATCGCCGATAACGAACATATTACCGGTATTTATGCTGGTACCATACGCGAACTCCGTGATGCCAGACGTAAATTAACCATGTGGTTAGAAGATATTCCCGAATGTCGTGAACAATTCATGCTCTTGCTTAAGCATCCTAACGCCAGTGGTTTAGCACTGACTCTAATGCATAAACATGGTGTCATTGCCGCTTACATTCCACAGTGGAGTCGTATTCTTGGGCAAATGCAATTTGATCTATTCCATAACTACACAGTGGACGAACATACCCATCGTTTAGTGAAAATTATCGACTCTTTTAAACGCGATGAAACCAAAGAAACACATCCATTGTGCTGTGAGATATACCCACGTTTAGAAAAGCCAGAGCTATTGCTCATCGCCGCTATTTTCCATGACATAGGTAAAGGCCAAAAAGGTAATCACTCCGAAATTGGTGCTATTGATGTACGCGCATTTTGTAAGAAACACGGTATCAACAAAGCCGATCGTAAGCTGGTCGCTCGATTAGTAAAATATCACTTGTTGATGTCTGTTACCGCACAACGCCGTGATATCCATGATCCCGAGATCATTACCGAATTTGCTCGCACCATAGGCGACCAAGAACATTTAAACTACCTCTACTGCCTTACTGTTGCGGATATCTGCGCCACCAATGATACCTTGTGGAATAATTGGAAAGGTTCCCTGCTGCGTGAACTGTACTTCCTAACCCAGCAAGCCTTACGCCGCGGTTTAGAAAACCCACTGGATGCTAAATTCAGGATCAAGAACAATAAAGATACTGCCCTCGCCCTTTTGGAAAAGAGTAGTTTTAGTCTCGAGCAGATCCAGGCTTTGTGGACGACATTCCGCTCGGAGTACTTTTTGCGTAACGATCCGAGTCAGATCTGTTGGCACACTACAGGTATTTTGAATCATCAGGATCCAACAACACCTTTAGTGCTGATTAGTCAAAATAGTGCCCGTGGTGGTAATGAAGTTTTCATTTATGCTAAAGAAAATAAACATCTATTTTCCTCTGCAGTATCTGCATTAGGCAATAAATGCTTAAATATTCACGATGCTAAAATCACCTCAAGCCGTAATGGTTATGTACTCGATAGCTTTGTGATCTTAGATCAAACCGGTGACGCCCTCGCCCCCGATCGTGTTTATGCATTGCAAGGGGCCTTAGAAACGGTATTGAAAACCGGTAAAGCACCGATACTAAGAAAGCAGCGTATTCCCCGACAAATAAAACAGTTCTCGGTGAAAACGAAAGTCACCTTTTTAGCCACCAAGAAAAAACGTACTTTTGTCGAAATTATTACCTTAGATACACCGGGACTACTGGCCCGTATCAGCGCGATATTAAGTTCAGAAAATATCGTTCTACATAATGCCAAGATCTCCACCATTGGTGAGCGCGCTGAAGATTTCTTTATCATCTCGGGGAATAACAACCAACCGTTATCACCAGAGCAGCAAGCGGAATTACGCCATAATCTGATCACCGAATTAGCTGATAACTAG